The Pseudochaenichthys georgianus unplaced genomic scaffold, fPseGeo1.2 scaffold_454_arrow_ctg1, whole genome shotgun sequence genome segment AAACCATGGACGGTGCTTCAACACGCATAAGGAATGTGACCGTCCCATGGAGCTTAAACGCCCAGGTTTCAGCGAGCCCTTTACCACACGTTTGCTTTTCAAATTaatgtttacagacaaggggaaacgagagccggtctcgtcacaatgtcgGTGACGGTAGCGTTCTCTCCCCAGGATTTAACAGAATAGCAGTccactgacactttcgcttattcggtctcagactgctattttacccccagttataaacggcggatcgatctgaaatatcgatcatccaggttCCGTCGTGTAGGACTCACACCCAcagcccacgaactgcaccgctcctacgTCACTTCAGGAATATactacctgagatccacgctaaCTGCTTTAAtttctcgtcacgcaggactctctgtaccttgcgatcaactttcacgtgttttatataactttcctaacatggtacaATATGCAtcgtatattccatttaaaccttttgtttttaaaaatcaaaaaacaccgtgaaacgcctacagacaatcctaatgTTTTAGATATACCCAATCACAGACAGTTGATTTTCATAACAGGCGTCCGTGGTACCTTTCGTCTTGTTGCTGCAGGGCCCTGCCTGATTGTCTGAGgtgtttgaaagcgtttgttcccgacccagtctgGCCGtcagaatccttccacagctctgtCTATTCAGAAACGTCggagatcaccatttgttaggagatttagtggacaactcgtccgctttcttaaatctcctcgcgtccctacacaagccgttatcttacaggaaggaaacccaaagcatacaagtaaccgtttaacaataatccattttaatggtaatatacaatgcaatacaatcaagtacagtacaaattaaatacagtttatctgtgggatcccataattacctgtgccagcgagaggagagagagggaggcactGCTGGGATTCCTGTCAAAATACTTcgctgaccagaggaggagttatctgcgccccccttccagaccagtgattggctgcccaaattagtatcaacagctcacatcttaagttccccaatcccagtggctcagcttccttatcacagggatctgagatgactgtatgttaactccacaccttccccctcttccttttgtcctcacaaaaccaaatgttcacaggccccacaaacagttcacagttttctcacccaaatcattttccctttttaagcatcttgatagtttactaacatgaatacatacaaatatttcctcacaacgtgcacctaactagataggacacggctggcttgagcgatccacttgataaccagcgtcgtagtacagtttagcgagagtgcgtatgttttggattaggccaaccggctaactcaaacatatccaggttaggttgaaccagcttcgtagtacaggcctcccTCTGGTCACATTCCATTAGGTAAAAATAAAGCAGGCAGACATAACAGGAAGAATATGTACATTTTAACCCAATCAAATAGGACATTGTCACACCATTCAAATGTATCCATGTATAAATTACAACCAATAAAAAAGCTTAGATTTGTTTATGTGTTatgttgtttactttatttgttacgttattctgtgtgtgtcagcaagtgatggcagtttgacactgaagcttcgaacgaagcttcaaccctggacttcctattccatagaagcagtgcttcgaagcttgcttcaaatcacgtgacatatgacgtccgaagcagcaactgcttcatttcctgaatgaatcacttgactggttcgcagtccattcacgcgattcaatacactgcctcgtctcgattctgacaggtgacaggttgaaacagtttcaaatttgagcgcttcaacactttatgaccgctctaaacaatgcgcaatgtgtgggttgttgtcgtagtatgcgttgttgctgttggtattgcatttgaattgtagtatcattatagagcaagccaggaagaaagataggtcgttctggctcgggaaacacttcgaaatgtggagaagttgtgaacaaaaagacaattatgagtaatataaaaacagttcaatagtttgaggaatagatagcccagtgggtcGAGCCGGGGGGCCTGAAtgcgatgtcctccgcgcagctggttcaaagcccggaatggatgtatttttaatcattgcttttcaactttaataactgataaaaggccctctcctcccaaacacatgtccagcactctctagtctcttctcaataacccaatacacacaattatcaatctttaattgcaaatagaacatgatattcagtcttagtgtgtgtgtgcatcgaatattcaGTTCATtatttcaaggcaaagatacgttaaacccactgcagccttgcacttcgtcaggagaggtcgctgtaactgaagcttcgagaaatgaacctatttccgacacaattgtccaagtggttcgatgcttcgttcaaagcttcattttgccatcactagtgTCAGCCGTTAACCAGATAGAAAGAATATACACTTGCAAACATGTCAGAAGAACCAGCGCAGAAGAAAACTAAATACAGTCAATCTAAACTTAAAATGTAACGACTGGAAGGTCACATCCCTGACATCCACATCTCCGGAGCCTGGACCTTCATCAGTGAAGCCAGATGAACCCAAAAGCAGCAGCTCTGCAAGTTAGATTCCGCCTATCACAGTGCCCTGAGATTTGTTAccaactgtaaagcacttacgcatcactgtaccctgtatgccaaggcaggtctgccttcactaactgtacggaggctcagtcatttgtacatgttcatctacaaagccatgttgggtaaactacctttttatatctgctctctgatctctcgacgaattgaaagtacttattgcctgagatctcatgatgtggttttattaaatgtgccaagtgctaggactgtctgagggaagaaagcttttagatgtgcagctccactgacttggaacagtctgcaaacatgtttaaaactgagcactttggttcccctgcatcactttaaaactcggctgggtgacatgctgtttgatactcatggtacctgtcactgtaaatagagtttgtaaactggaccctgtacattatgttgtatgtcatccttattgttgttctgttgtttttatgttacatgtgtaactaatgtgctgcaggtcacccttgaaaaagagatattttgatctcaaggggctttcacctggttaaataaaggctacaaacatcagaggaagaagccacatctcatctcctctgtcccgtgcgcgcgctgtcatgctatattgcacgcacggctgctttacgcagctcgtctgtttgtgcattacagagagcgctcaatagggcagcctctgtctgcacaacgcCTGTCACACGGGCTGTGTGAGGCGgtgtcacaggcgtatgtctcctctggggtggatcccccggagaacatcaaagcgcacagcaccagaggATTTTCCTCCTCTACggcgttgcacggaggaatgacagtggaagacatttgcactgctgcatcttggtcttccccctgttcttttattcatttgtatttgagggatgtctcccattcctctctgacacactcagTACTGAGTGTCCTGTCAGAGTGAGCAATGTCGGGGTCCGGGGACTCAACGGctgccctctctcctgcctgtcggcactGAGAGAGCTGCCCTTTTCCCCTTCTTTGATCGTTTTAACAAGTGGGACTTTGGTCTCTACTTTTTGTAACGACAGGTAGCCTATTTAGCCTACCTTCTTTCCCTTATGgagaatattcattttttaatgctatattccctgggaatgtgatgctccattacgcatggcgaaatggacatgggttattaattgaataggtgtgtttttgtgcttctggacggaccagtggggcgtatactacatcctgcttcgcccttaacccaatagcgatagccttagagggcaaaGCCTTATACGTtataggactggggttacgtactgtaacccagcttctatgagtatatgcacagccctctaaggttcgggccccactggctacgccaatagctgaagaaaagctgtttgtgtgggagcagattgtagggactacttcctatttatacggaagtgagtccGTAGGTGGGGctcacgtcataggtgggcgtggattaagtctgtcagtgccaTAGAAGCgatatactcatagaagctgggttacagtacgtaaccccagtcctgcagagagcacacGACCCAACATCACGTTTTTGGTCCAGCATCACTTTACAAAACGTTTGCATTAAGACACCAAGATTAGCTGGTCCATTGTAAaggtcagtccaccttaaatgagcagtgggtgatcagcaggtgaaaggcagGACACTGGAACTTGCTCCTGAGGAGATGAaacgattattaaacaagaaataGTCTAATCAAGGGGTCGAAGAAATGAACATTTGGGATTATTAGTGAATCGGTTGCAGGTGGGTGAAATCAGGCTTAGGGAGTAACGTATTAAATGTAACGGCATTGggtaatcaggatacaaaataggcaaatgtattcccttacagttacagaAGCAAAAACAATCAGAGAACAAGTACATTTATGTAAAACAGGACTCATTAACAGGATAGCAATGACACAACACATttagaaataaagaacaaaCCATCAAATCATCCTATATCTCTTTATGGAAACTTGGAGCTCTTAATCCAAAATAAAATGGTTCATCAACAGTCAGTGGTTAACGTATGTAGTGGAAAtgtttattatatccttatatgcttaaaccaaatgcttctcataaatgtcacgtgctgttttctttttcttctacgcgcttcaaggccacagagctgctttggctactgggagactcatacacagtcacacaagaactttcctactctgagaaccgttatgctatctacagctcaaggccagaagatgtctaataacaatgtgaccgtgtgaacacaagagttataacattcccactctttttctatataacctctgctttttcattgtactGCGCACACTCTGGCAGACTATTCTATACTCTGTCagacctgtgtctatttttattatatcctatgtatttgaagcttcaaataaataacccaaAAGACAAGCTctgtctgattcaccatttatttgttttgatcactttgacttgtactctccagccgtgttgggtcctagattttcATAACACGTATTAATCAGAAAATCAGTATGAcaaacattaaacatattctCCACTCATGTTGATAAAGATGGAGTTCATTTAAGTCTTATATGAATGTTGTGCAACAATGTTAATCCAATCAGACAGAATTTTCTCATGTGAACTGTCATAAGACATATTCATTgtcctccatcagcttctgtttccatgtgttcagctgagctgctgattGGAGGCTCTGCCTCTCCTCAGTTTGAATTTCATTAAGCTGTAAGGACTGACGACTAACACACTTGTGTCTTTTGAAATTACTAGgccatttaaatcttttgtcacaaacattgcagctgtatatttcctctcctgtgtggattctcatgtgttttcTTAAACCTCCActttgtgaaaaagctttcttacagactgagcagctgtatggtttcactcctgtgtggattcccatgtgttcctttaaatttctattctgtgaaaaagctttcttacagactgagcagctgtgtggtttctctcctgtatgGACTCTGATGTGTCTCTTTAAATGTCtattctgtgaaaaagcttttttacagactgagcagctgtgtggtttctctcctgtgtggattctcatgtgttcctttaaatgtcccctctgtgaaaAAGGtgtcttacagactgagcatctgtatggtttctctcctgtgtggattctcatgtgtcgcTGAATATTGCTTCTATAGGTAAAAGATTTTGTACACACAGAGCAACCAAATTGTTTctttacagcactacggcttgaatcactgacagattcttgtctatttttcagtgagGTTGAGTCTGAcgcaggttctctggtctccttccaatcagcactgtcttcagtgtcaggttcagatgAGTCTCCAGAGtgaggttcagaagagtctccggTGTTGTCCTCAGTCTTTGGCTGTAAACTGCtttctggatctgagttcctggcaggttctggtcctcgacagtcatctccatcagcttctgtttccatgtgttcagtttgtctatgatgaggctgtgaggactgaggtttctcttcatcatcttcactattcacagggtcaggagtgaaagtgaATTTGatgatatcagcctcctccagctcctgaagctgctctccctcctgactgatcCCGAGTTCCTCCTGTTCTTGCTTAATGTATGGGGGGGactctgggtcctcctggtccagactggtgctccactcctgctggtcagggagaagctcttctttaaccacgaCCAGCAGCTTTACGTCTGCAGGAAACACACAGAAAAaactgttaagtgttagcatttaaaaatctAATCATCATTAAAATGGGAGACATTTtgcagccctaattaatgcaTTGTATTTGGGATCGTTCACAGCTACACTACGCCtattagtgttgtcacgataccaacattttggtttcgataccgataccaagtcaagaattgcgattccgattctttttcgatacttttcttaaaaaaagggaaaaagtcttaaatgtaattattgtgctttatttcacaccagaacacaaacttttaaacaatgagaacaacaaacagggagtggaagcagagcgctgaacacacccggctcttattaaaacggcgctttctcaccggaataCTTTTCCcagtcattcttaaagtaccgatactaatgaaacggaggaatcgtaccgtttttaacggcagggtatcgcggtacctttcaagtatcggtacaccgtgcaacactaacgCCTATAGAATGGTAATATTCTATTACAAATAAAAATCCTGCATTTAAAccttatttaaaggtcccatgtcatgcttttccggttattgcccgtccccttgtgtgttatgaagctttttatgcatgtaaacggtgtgcagagtcaaaaccctcaaagtacaccctgtagcgagtaaactctaacacagaaaatacctcccccaaaagcctcgttggagatttctcagtttccattgtttacttcctgccccGTGTGACGTGGCTGCACCGTGCtacgtcacttcttctgctgattggtccaaattggcCAATCCAcgaacttcctcacacactcagtgctgcaggcagctcagctgatttctcctccctgctgcaggctgataacagaccgttgggatcgcggcaaaattctctctgcagacccattctcacatcgtttatcaacctttttcttactcaatatcaagccacacttattgtttttacttcggctttg includes the following:
- the LOC117442694 gene encoding zinc finger protein GLI4-like; protein product: MERETVCLTEFAGKGDLLNTSRVQMLLSLKKQRLAAAAAVAVFEKTIAELEEELFLSKEKNERLQKLLDAVLQPQLRIHRADVKLLVVVKEELLPDQQEWSTSLDQEDPESPPYIKQEQEELGISQEGEQLQELEEADIIKFTFTPDPVNSEDDEEKPQSSQPHHRQTEHMETEADGDDCRGPEPARNSDPESSLQPKTEDNTGDSSEPHSGDSSEPDTEDSADWKETREPASDSTSLKNRQESVSDSSRSAVKKQFGCSVCTKSFTYRSNIQRHMRIHTGEKPYRCSVCKTPFSQRGHLKEHMRIHTGEKPHSCSVCKKAFSQNRHLKRHIRVHTGEKPHSCSVCKKAFSQNRNLKEHMGIHTGVKPYSCSVCKKAFSQSGGLRKHMRIHTGEEIYSCNVCDKRFKWPSNFKRHKCVSRQSLQLNEIQTEERQSLQSAAQLNTWKQKLMEDNEYVL